A stretch of the Diadema setosum chromosome 16, eeDiaSeto1, whole genome shotgun sequence genome encodes the following:
- the LOC140239776 gene encoding uncharacterized protein yields MVKTDKAYDHEPWGTNDILFDPPSSSSKSYGLHQSGAMQASSGQNLRSVKGGRFRQGLFSDISMRRDEDESQYLESFNSGVAKILAVMQIIMGVVIVLIGVFAYVAEATIGPLIPAMDIGCAVVLYITGGVLGMFTRCKAKRLVAAFVILSACSLVSSAVLGSIHALAGFRTDYICAYLHCGTSAEDSPRKVMDALISILSFLESVFALLSMCVGFQGFCCPR; encoded by the exons ATGGTAAAGACTGACAAGGCCTACGATCACGAGCCCTGGGGCACCAACGACATCCTCTTCGATCCACCGTCTTCTTCGTCGAAGAGTTACGGTCTCCACCAATCTGGCGCCATGCAGGCAAGCTCCGGCCAGAACTTGAGGTCGGTGAAAGGAGGGCGATTCCGGCAGGGCCTGTTCAGCGACATCTCCATGCGACGGGACGAGGACGAGAGCCAGTACCTGGAGTCGTTCAACTCGGGCGTGGCCAAGATCCTGGCGGTGATGCAGATCATCATGGGCGTGGTCATTGTCCTCATTGGGGTCTTCGCCTACGTTGCCGAGGCAACCATCGGACCCCTCATTCCTGCCATGGATATTGGATGTGCAGTCGTG CTATACATCACGGGAGGCGTGCTGGGAATGTTCACAAGATGCAAGGCAAAACGATTG GTGGCGGCATTTGTCATTCTCAGTGCCTGCTCGCTCGTATCGTCTGCTGTGCTAGGCTCCATTCACGCACTGGCAGGATTTCGCACGGACTACATTTGTGCCTATCTCCACTGCGGTACTTCTGCAGAAGAT TCGCCGAGAAAAGTGATGGACGCCCTCATCAGCATTCTTAGCTTCCTCGAATCTGTCTTTGCTCTTCTCTCAATGTGTGTGGGATTCCAAGGCTTCTGCTGTCCACGCTGA